From the genome of Strigops habroptila isolate Jane chromosome 17, bStrHab1.2.pri, whole genome shotgun sequence, one region includes:
- the PHLDB1 gene encoding pleckstrin homology-like domain family B member 1 isoform X8, whose product MVTWMCCFFWQQPVSESARHLRAGTMEASSRTPASPTCRVQTIIQNSPLDLIDTGKGLKVQTEKPHLVSLGSGRLSTAITLLPLEEGRTTIGTATTDIILQGPGLAPQHCYIENAAGMLTLHPCGNACAIDGVPLRRPMRLTQGCTICLGQATFLRFNHPAEAKWMKSMIPAGGRSPPALYGLPAKPEALVNGSRQPPEHGCPSHSSLVSSIEKDLQDIMDSLVLEEPVSPAGKKPPARGQSPLSPVVNGGGRCLLSPPPSPGATSGGSSYENFSPLSSPASSGGYTSPSPSSQEQGPAVPPLVPLRSSSYNHAVQPPPMRGGGPGDPWPAERLGEHRAGSPRLTPRAAPWPRAALQERPPSPFREPREPLTPGRQHPSRAVPETRLQPPESPRAARRNMESMRELPPLSPSLSRRAASPRVVPDAPSPQPRLGREVPGSPRTRRKGLEEPRGTSSLSPPLPADTPPCRPSFSACLSPAYGLGSTAVPSPRQSPRGPRKPLGDPRLPAGPRERKNSITEISDNEDELLEYHRRQRQERVREQEMERLERQRLETILNLCAEYTKTDSTEPGDVHRLLAGDVDAGRWVPRGAVALGHAAEELRQRESLERSDEENLKEECSSTESTHHEHEELAGPRAKEAQRLEEERASVLGRLDQLKGRVKELEQQLQEMSREAEMERALLQGERESEAARLRQEQEAVQQLQEKLSSLDASIRKERDKEAEVLETEAKLFEDLEFQQLERESRLEEEREARGQQLLQSRAECHRSIARRKERVAALDAQAAQIRLQSAQEAEHLARERNSILQLLQKEKEKLVSLERRYQLVTGGRSFPKMSSALREETLHISEPYELLEGTKPLSPLPAAAASLASPAACSYPRAHEEYMRLSDVFRFCSNAHGPSPDTKASAAASAAAQCSFLLAVPPAADEYVTIEQLSGILGGLHPAAASPLACAPPSPSSPSGCITPPPPLPSLSSSSVSAEMEQQLPGGSVWLPALDLEKWYQEVMAGFETSFSSVSPPSSPPPLPAKAHLSHKPLQVYRAKTEGDAGVLTPRMKSGTPSSSQLNLSVLGRSPSPKPSACRPAQGPPTPAGSLPHNLVATLQDIETKRQLALQQKAEPLPAEPLQPGKLPGQQVIEEQKRRLAELKQKAAAEAQSQWEALHGQPPFPTAFPRLVHHSILHHHRPHGGGPRAEELDHAYDTLSLESSDSMETSISTGNNSACSPDNISSASGMEAGKIEEMEKMLKEAHAEKSRLMESREREMELRRQALEDERRRREQLERRLQDETTRRQKLVEKEVKLREKHFSQARPLTRYLPIRKEDFDLRLHIESSGHSVDTCYHVILTEKMCKGYLVKMGGKIKSWKKRWFVFDRMKRTLSYYVDKHETKLKGVIYFQAIEEVYYDHLRSAAKSPNPALTFCVKTHDRLYYMVAPSAEAMRIWMDVIVTGAEGYTQFMN is encoded by the exons ATGGTCACCTGGATGTGCTGTTTCTTCTGGCAGCAGCCTGTGTCCGAGAGCGCCCGGCATCTCCGAGCGGGCACCATGGAGGCATCCAGCAGGACCCCTGCCAGCCCGACCTGCAGAGTCCAGACCATCATCCAG aaCAGCCCCCTGGACCTGATCGACACAGGCAAGGGGCTGAAGGTGCAGACAGAGAAGCCACATCTGGTGAGCCTGGGCAGCGGCCGGCTCAGCACCGCCATCACGCTCCTGCCCCTGGAGGAAG GGAGGACCACCATTGGCACGGCCACGACGGACATCATCCTGCAGGGCCCTGGGCtggctccccagcactgctacATCGAGAACGCAGCGGGGATGCTCACCCTGCACCCCTGTGGCAATGCCTGTGCCATCGATGGCGTGCCGCTGCGGCGGCCCATGCGCCTCACCCAAG GGTGCACCATCTGCCTGGGCCAGGCCACCTTCCTCCGCTTCAACCACCCTGCTGAGGCCAAGTGGATGAAGAGCATGATCCCAGCGGGGGGCAGGAGCCCACCGGCTCTCTACGGGCTGCCAGCAA AGCCCGAGGCCCTGGTGAATGGTAGCCGCCAGCCGCCAGAGCACGGGTGTCCCAGCCACAGCTCCCTTGTCAGCTCCATTGAGAAGGACCTGCAGGACATCATGGACTCGCTGGTGCTGGAGGAGCCGGTGTCTCCCGCTGGCAAGAAGCCCCCTGCCCGTGGCCAGTCCCCCCTGTCCCCTGTAGTGAATGGGGGTGGGCGCTGCCTCCTGTCCCCGCCACCCAGCCCTGGAGCCACGTCGGGGGGCTCCAGCTATGAGAACTTCTCCCCGCTCTCCTCTCCGGCCAGCAGTGGTGGCTACACCAGCCCCTCgcccagcagccaggagcagggtcCAGCCGTGCCACCCCTTGTCCCACTCCGCTCCTCCAGCTACAACCATGCCGTGCAGCCACCCCCCATGCGTGGCGGGGGACCCGGCGACCCTTGGCCAGCTGAGCGGCTTGGGGAACACCGGGCAGGCAGCCCCCGGCTGACCCccagagcagccccatggccacgagcagccctgcaggagcGACCTCCCAGCCCCTTCCGGGAGCCACGGGAACCCCTGACCCCTGGCCGGCAGCACCCCAGCAGGGCAGTCCCGGAGACCCGGCTGCAACCCCCTGAGAGCCCGCGGGCAGCCCGGAGGAACATGGAGAGCATGCGGGAGCTGCCCCCGCTGAGCCCATCCCTGTCACGCCGGGCTGCCAGCCCCCGGGTGGTCCCCGACGCCCCGTCCCCGCAGCCTCGGCTGGGCAGGGAGGTGCCTGGCAGTCCCCGCACCCGGCGCAAGGGCCTGGAGGAGCCACGAGGCACCAGCAGCCTCTCGCCCCCACTGCCGGCAGACACCCCACCATGCCGCCCCAGCTTCAGCGCCTGCCTGAGCCCGGCGTACGGGCTGGGCTCCACGGCCGTGCCCTCGCCCCGGCAGAGTCCCCGTGGCCCTAGGAAGCCCCTGGGGGACCCACGGCTGCCAGCAGGGCCGCGGGAGCGCAAGAACAGCATCACTGAGATCAGCGACAATGAGGACGAGCTGCTGGAGTACCACCGGCGGCAGAGGCAGGAGCGGGTGCgggagcaggagatggagcGCCTG GAGCGGCAGCGCCTGGAGACCATCCTGAACCTCTGCGCCGAGTACACCAAGACAGACAGCACCGAGCCGGGTGACGTGCACCGGCTCCTGGCTGGTGACGTGGATGCTGGCCGGTGGGTGCCCAGGGGTGCCGTGGCTCTGGGCCatgctgctgaggagctgcGGCAGAGGGAGAGCCTGGAGAGGTCAGATGAGGAGAACCTGAAGGAGGAGTGCAGCAGCACCGAGAGCACCCACCATGAG CACGAGGAGCTGGCGGGTCCCCGGGCCAAGGAGGCGCAGCGGCTGGAGGAGGAGCGCGCCAGCGTGCTTGGCCGCCTGGACCAGCTCAAGGGCCGTGtcaaggagctggagcagcagctgcaggagatgtCGCGGGAG GCAGAGATGGAGCGGGCGCTGCTGCAGGGCGAGCGTGAGTCGGAGGCAGCACGGTTGcggcaggagcaggaggcagtgcagcagctgcaggagaagctcTCCAGCCTGGATGCCAGCATCCGGAAGGAGCGGGACAAG GAGGCGGAGGTGCTGGAGACAGAGGCCAAGCTGTTTGAGGACCTGGAGTTCCAGCAGCTGGAGCGGGAGAGCCGCCTCGAGGAGGAGCGCGAGGCGCGGggtcagcagctcctgcagagccGGGCTGAGTGCCACCGCAGCATCGCCCGCAGGAAG GAGCGGGTGGCTGCCCTGGATGCCCAGGCTGCCCAGATCCGGCTGCAGAGTGCCCAGGAGGCCGAGCACCTGGCCAGGGAGAGGAACAgcatcctgcagctcctgcagaag GAGAAGGAGAAACTCGTGTCTCTGGAGAGGCGATATCAGCTCGTCACAGGTGGCAGGAGCTTCCCCAAAATGTCTTCAGCTCTCAGAGAG GAGACCCTCCATATCTCAGAGCCTTATGAGCTGTTGGAGGGAACTAAGCCCCTGAGccccctgccagcagcagctgcctccttAGCTTCTCCTGCCGCCTGCTCCTACCCCAGGGCACACGAG GAGTACATGAGGCTGTCTGACGTTTTCAGGTTCTGCAGCAATGCGCACGGCCCCAGCCCGGACACtaaagcttctgctgctgcctctgctgccgCTCAGTGCTCTTTCTTGCTTGCTGTACCTCCCGCAGCTGACGAG TATGTGACCATTGAGCAGCTCTCAGGCATCCTGGGCGGCCTCCACCCTGCTGCCGCTTCCCCACTGGCCTGCGCCCCTCCGTCTCCTTCATCTCCATCAGGCTGCAttactcctcctcctcctcttccatctctctcttcttcttccGTCTCTGCAGAG atggagcagcagctgccaggggGCTCCGTGTGGCTCCCGGCTCTTGATTTAGAGAAGTGGTACCAGGAGGTCATGGCCGGCTTTGAGacctctttctcctctgtctctcctccttcttcccctcctccgCTTCCAGCTAAAGCTCACCTCTCTCACAAGCCTCTCCAG GTCTATCGTGCCAAGACGGAAGGTGACGCTGGTGTCCTTACCCCTCGGATGAAAAGTGGGACCCCCTCATCCTCGCAGCTGAACCTCTCTGTGCTGGGGCGCAGCCCCTCGCCCAAG cccagTGCCTGCCGTCCTGCCCAGGGCCCCCCGACCCCAGCGGGCAGCCTGCCCCACAACCTGGTGGCCACGCTGCAGGACATCGAGACCAAGCGCCAGCTGGCCCTGCAGCAGAAGG CCGAGCCGCTCCCAGCAGAGCCCTTGCAGCCAGGCAAGCTACCAG GTCAGCAGGTGATTGAGGAGCAGAAGCGGCGGCTGgcagagctgaagcagaaagcagccgCCGAGGCTCAGTCTCAGTGGGAAGCCCTGCATGGGCAGCCCCCTTTCCCCACCGCCTTCCCCCGACTCGTGCATCACTCCATCCTCCATCACCACCGTCCCCATGGCGGTGGGCCCCGAGCCGAGGAGCTGGACCACGCATATGACACCCTCAGCCTGGAGAGCTCTGACAGCATGGAGACCAGCATCTCCACCGGCAACAACTCTGCCTGCTCGCCTGACAACATCTCCAG TGCCAGTGGCATGGAGGCAGGGAAGATCgaggagatggagaagatgCTGAAGGAGGCACACGCGGAGAAGTCGCGGCTGATGGAGTCCCGG GAGCGGGAGATGGAGCTGCGACGGCAGGCGCTGGAGGATGAGCGCCGGCGCCGGGAGCAGCTGGAGCGGCGGCTGCAGGACGAGACCACGCGGCGGCAGAAGCTGGTGGAGAAGGAGGTCAAGCTGCGTGAGAAGCACTTCTCGCAG gctCGTCCCCTGACGCGGTACCTCCCCATCCGCAAAGAGGATTTTGACCTGCGGCTGCACATCGAGTCCTCGGGCCACAGCGTGGACACCTGCTACCACGTCATCCTAACAGAGAAGATGTGCAAGGGCTACCTGGTCAAGATGGGTGGCAAGATCAAGTCTTGGAAGAAACGCTGGTTTGTCTTCGACCGCATGAAGCGCACCCTTTCCTACTATGTGG ATAAACATGAGACGAAGCTGAAGGGCGTCATCTACTTCCAAGCCATTGAAGAGGTTTACTACGACCACCTCCGCAGCGCTGCAAAG AGCCCCAACCCCGCACTCACCTTCTGTGTCAAGACGCACGACCGCCTCTACTACATGGTGGCCCCCTCGGCCGAGGCCATGCGCATCTGGATGGACGTCATTGTCACGGGGGCAGAGGGCTACACCCAGTTCATGAACTGA
- the PHLDB1 gene encoding pleckstrin homology-like domain family B member 1 isoform X15, whose amino-acid sequence MVTWMCCFFWQQPVSESARHLRAGTMEASSRTPASPTCRVQTIIQNSPLDLIDTGKGLKVQTEKPHLVSLGSGRLSTAITLLPLEEGRTTIGTATTDIILQGPGLAPQHCYIENAAGMLTLHPCGNACAIDGVPLRRPMRLTQGCTICLGQATFLRFNHPAEAKWMKSMIPAGGRSPPALYGLPAKPEALVNGSRQPPEHGCPSHSSLVSSIEKDLQDIMDSLVLEEPVSPAGKKPPARGQSPLSPVVNGGGRCLLSPPPSPGATSGGSSYENFSPLSSPASSGGYTSPSPSSQEQGPAVPPLVPLRSSSYNHAVQPPPMRGGGPGDPWPAERLGEHRAGSPRLTPRAAPWPRAALQERPPSPFREPREPLTPGRQHPSRAVPETRLQPPESPRAARRNMESMRELPPLSPSLSRRAASPRVVPDAPSPQPRLGREVPGSPRTRRKGLEEPRGTSSLSPPLPADTPPCRPSFSACLSPAYGLGSTAVPSPRQSPRGPRKPLGDPRLPAGPRERKNSITEISDNEDELLEYHRRQRQERVREQEMERLERQRLETILNLCAEYTKTDSTEPGDVHRLLAGDVDAGRWVPRGAVALGHAAEELRQRESLERSDEENLKEECSSTESTHHEHEELAGPRAKEAQRLEEERASVLGRLDQLKGRVKELEQQLQEMSREAEMERALLQGERESEAARLRQEQEAVQQLQEKLSSLDASIRKERDKEAEVLETEAKLFEDLEFQQLERESRLEEEREARGQQLLQSRAECHRSIARRKERVAALDAQAAQIRLQSAQEAEHLARERNSILQLLQKEKEKLVSLERRYQLVTGGRSFPKMSSALREVYRAKTEGDAGVLTPRMKSGTPSSSQLNLSVLGRSPSPKPSACRPAQGPPTPAGSLPHNLVATLQDIETKRQLALQQKAEPLPAEPLQPGKLPGQQVIEEQKRRLAELKQKAAAEAQSQWEALHGQPPFPTAFPRLVHHSILHHHRPHGGGPRAEELDHAYDTLSLESSDSMETSISTGNNSACSPDNISSASGMEAGKIEEMEKMLKEAHAEKSRLMESREREMELRRQALEDERRRREQLERRLQDETTRRQKLVEKEVKLREKHFSQARPLTRYLPIRKEDFDLRLHIESSGHSVDTCYHVILTEKMCKGYLVKMGGKIKSWKKRWFVFDRMKRTLSYYVDKHETKLKGVIYFQAIEEVYYDHLRSAAKSPNPALTFCVKTHDRLYYMVAPSAEAMRIWMDVIVTGAEGYTQFMN is encoded by the exons ATGGTCACCTGGATGTGCTGTTTCTTCTGGCAGCAGCCTGTGTCCGAGAGCGCCCGGCATCTCCGAGCGGGCACCATGGAGGCATCCAGCAGGACCCCTGCCAGCCCGACCTGCAGAGTCCAGACCATCATCCAG aaCAGCCCCCTGGACCTGATCGACACAGGCAAGGGGCTGAAGGTGCAGACAGAGAAGCCACATCTGGTGAGCCTGGGCAGCGGCCGGCTCAGCACCGCCATCACGCTCCTGCCCCTGGAGGAAG GGAGGACCACCATTGGCACGGCCACGACGGACATCATCCTGCAGGGCCCTGGGCtggctccccagcactgctacATCGAGAACGCAGCGGGGATGCTCACCCTGCACCCCTGTGGCAATGCCTGTGCCATCGATGGCGTGCCGCTGCGGCGGCCCATGCGCCTCACCCAAG GGTGCACCATCTGCCTGGGCCAGGCCACCTTCCTCCGCTTCAACCACCCTGCTGAGGCCAAGTGGATGAAGAGCATGATCCCAGCGGGGGGCAGGAGCCCACCGGCTCTCTACGGGCTGCCAGCAA AGCCCGAGGCCCTGGTGAATGGTAGCCGCCAGCCGCCAGAGCACGGGTGTCCCAGCCACAGCTCCCTTGTCAGCTCCATTGAGAAGGACCTGCAGGACATCATGGACTCGCTGGTGCTGGAGGAGCCGGTGTCTCCCGCTGGCAAGAAGCCCCCTGCCCGTGGCCAGTCCCCCCTGTCCCCTGTAGTGAATGGGGGTGGGCGCTGCCTCCTGTCCCCGCCACCCAGCCCTGGAGCCACGTCGGGGGGCTCCAGCTATGAGAACTTCTCCCCGCTCTCCTCTCCGGCCAGCAGTGGTGGCTACACCAGCCCCTCgcccagcagccaggagcagggtcCAGCCGTGCCACCCCTTGTCCCACTCCGCTCCTCCAGCTACAACCATGCCGTGCAGCCACCCCCCATGCGTGGCGGGGGACCCGGCGACCCTTGGCCAGCTGAGCGGCTTGGGGAACACCGGGCAGGCAGCCCCCGGCTGACCCccagagcagccccatggccacgagcagccctgcaggagcGACCTCCCAGCCCCTTCCGGGAGCCACGGGAACCCCTGACCCCTGGCCGGCAGCACCCCAGCAGGGCAGTCCCGGAGACCCGGCTGCAACCCCCTGAGAGCCCGCGGGCAGCCCGGAGGAACATGGAGAGCATGCGGGAGCTGCCCCCGCTGAGCCCATCCCTGTCACGCCGGGCTGCCAGCCCCCGGGTGGTCCCCGACGCCCCGTCCCCGCAGCCTCGGCTGGGCAGGGAGGTGCCTGGCAGTCCCCGCACCCGGCGCAAGGGCCTGGAGGAGCCACGAGGCACCAGCAGCCTCTCGCCCCCACTGCCGGCAGACACCCCACCATGCCGCCCCAGCTTCAGCGCCTGCCTGAGCCCGGCGTACGGGCTGGGCTCCACGGCCGTGCCCTCGCCCCGGCAGAGTCCCCGTGGCCCTAGGAAGCCCCTGGGGGACCCACGGCTGCCAGCAGGGCCGCGGGAGCGCAAGAACAGCATCACTGAGATCAGCGACAATGAGGACGAGCTGCTGGAGTACCACCGGCGGCAGAGGCAGGAGCGGGTGCgggagcaggagatggagcGCCTG GAGCGGCAGCGCCTGGAGACCATCCTGAACCTCTGCGCCGAGTACACCAAGACAGACAGCACCGAGCCGGGTGACGTGCACCGGCTCCTGGCTGGTGACGTGGATGCTGGCCGGTGGGTGCCCAGGGGTGCCGTGGCTCTGGGCCatgctgctgaggagctgcGGCAGAGGGAGAGCCTGGAGAGGTCAGATGAGGAGAACCTGAAGGAGGAGTGCAGCAGCACCGAGAGCACCCACCATGAG CACGAGGAGCTGGCGGGTCCCCGGGCCAAGGAGGCGCAGCGGCTGGAGGAGGAGCGCGCCAGCGTGCTTGGCCGCCTGGACCAGCTCAAGGGCCGTGtcaaggagctggagcagcagctgcaggagatgtCGCGGGAG GCAGAGATGGAGCGGGCGCTGCTGCAGGGCGAGCGTGAGTCGGAGGCAGCACGGTTGcggcaggagcaggaggcagtgcagcagctgcaggagaagctcTCCAGCCTGGATGCCAGCATCCGGAAGGAGCGGGACAAG GAGGCGGAGGTGCTGGAGACAGAGGCCAAGCTGTTTGAGGACCTGGAGTTCCAGCAGCTGGAGCGGGAGAGCCGCCTCGAGGAGGAGCGCGAGGCGCGGggtcagcagctcctgcagagccGGGCTGAGTGCCACCGCAGCATCGCCCGCAGGAAG GAGCGGGTGGCTGCCCTGGATGCCCAGGCTGCCCAGATCCGGCTGCAGAGTGCCCAGGAGGCCGAGCACCTGGCCAGGGAGAGGAACAgcatcctgcagctcctgcagaag GAGAAGGAGAAACTCGTGTCTCTGGAGAGGCGATATCAGCTCGTCACAGGTGGCAGGAGCTTCCCCAAAATGTCTTCAGCTCTCAGAGAG GTCTATCGTGCCAAGACGGAAGGTGACGCTGGTGTCCTTACCCCTCGGATGAAAAGTGGGACCCCCTCATCCTCGCAGCTGAACCTCTCTGTGCTGGGGCGCAGCCCCTCGCCCAAG cccagTGCCTGCCGTCCTGCCCAGGGCCCCCCGACCCCAGCGGGCAGCCTGCCCCACAACCTGGTGGCCACGCTGCAGGACATCGAGACCAAGCGCCAGCTGGCCCTGCAGCAGAAGG CCGAGCCGCTCCCAGCAGAGCCCTTGCAGCCAGGCAAGCTACCAG GTCAGCAGGTGATTGAGGAGCAGAAGCGGCGGCTGgcagagctgaagcagaaagcagccgCCGAGGCTCAGTCTCAGTGGGAAGCCCTGCATGGGCAGCCCCCTTTCCCCACCGCCTTCCCCCGACTCGTGCATCACTCCATCCTCCATCACCACCGTCCCCATGGCGGTGGGCCCCGAGCCGAGGAGCTGGACCACGCATATGACACCCTCAGCCTGGAGAGCTCTGACAGCATGGAGACCAGCATCTCCACCGGCAACAACTCTGCCTGCTCGCCTGACAACATCTCCAG TGCCAGTGGCATGGAGGCAGGGAAGATCgaggagatggagaagatgCTGAAGGAGGCACACGCGGAGAAGTCGCGGCTGATGGAGTCCCGG GAGCGGGAGATGGAGCTGCGACGGCAGGCGCTGGAGGATGAGCGCCGGCGCCGGGAGCAGCTGGAGCGGCGGCTGCAGGACGAGACCACGCGGCGGCAGAAGCTGGTGGAGAAGGAGGTCAAGCTGCGTGAGAAGCACTTCTCGCAG gctCGTCCCCTGACGCGGTACCTCCCCATCCGCAAAGAGGATTTTGACCTGCGGCTGCACATCGAGTCCTCGGGCCACAGCGTGGACACCTGCTACCACGTCATCCTAACAGAGAAGATGTGCAAGGGCTACCTGGTCAAGATGGGTGGCAAGATCAAGTCTTGGAAGAAACGCTGGTTTGTCTTCGACCGCATGAAGCGCACCCTTTCCTACTATGTGG ATAAACATGAGACGAAGCTGAAGGGCGTCATCTACTTCCAAGCCATTGAAGAGGTTTACTACGACCACCTCCGCAGCGCTGCAAAG AGCCCCAACCCCGCACTCACCTTCTGTGTCAAGACGCACGACCGCCTCTACTACATGGTGGCCCCCTCGGCCGAGGCCATGCGCATCTGGATGGACGTCATTGTCACGGGGGCAGAGGGCTACACCCAGTTCATGAACTGA